From Paenibacillus physcomitrellae, the proteins below share one genomic window:
- a CDS encoding polysaccharide deacetylase, with protein MYRKSWIFVIAAALWLTAAAFSSNNLSTAPSAQAAGQAANSGQAAAFNQTITPGRPITPINSVTSPTKLADPAKPAVPSKTVYLTFDDGPSKLTASVLSILDRYQIKATFFVLGQQAQRSPELIRQIADAGHTIGNHSYDHDYDKLYHNFSDFWGQIKQTEEILRSITGKRPQLIRAPGGTFGHFDQTYFDLLAQAGYKVFDWDVDSGDSERKGVPAAEILKKATDTGGQDQIVLLMHDGSGHDNTVKALPQIIEYYKDKGYTFSALGPDTKPVQFPISKHLPQGRPAPSSTWIANHITMNAALFDRNLLPLEISAGGVQTALDPGEYEVENGKLYVPLRALVERLGGTADWDSANRQAKVTWGYGQLLLLPGSGTVVRGGFGIVGVNGQIEPNPPNTPNGQNGREGVEGLVAGGPEEGASIRMIDDSIWISLRSLLDGLGHPVLKVAKTDKQWEVKAS; from the coding sequence ATGTATAGAAAGTCCTGGATATTTGTAATTGCAGCCGCCCTATGGCTGACAGCCGCGGCATTTTCCTCTAACAACCTGTCAACGGCGCCTTCAGCACAAGCAGCCGGGCAAGCAGCAAATTCTGGACAGGCAGCAGCTTTCAACCAAACGATAACCCCTGGCAGGCCAATAACCCCGATAAATTCAGTAACGAGTCCAACCAAGCTAGCGGACCCAGCCAAACCGGCTGTTCCGTCCAAAACGGTATACCTCACCTTTGATGATGGACCCAGCAAACTTACCGCCAGCGTGCTGAGCATTTTAGACAGGTATCAGATAAAAGCAACCTTTTTTGTGCTGGGCCAGCAGGCGCAGCGTTCACCGGAATTGATCCGGCAAATCGCAGATGCCGGGCATACAATCGGCAATCATTCCTATGATCACGATTATGATAAGCTATATCACAATTTTAGCGATTTTTGGGGACAAATCAAACAAACGGAGGAGATCCTTCGCAGTATTACGGGTAAACGGCCTCAATTGATCCGGGCTCCGGGCGGAACATTTGGGCATTTTGATCAAACCTACTTTGATTTATTGGCTCAAGCGGGCTACAAGGTGTTCGACTGGGATGTGGACAGCGGGGATTCCGAACGGAAAGGCGTTCCAGCCGCTGAGATCCTCAAGAAGGCTACGGACACCGGTGGTCAGGATCAGATTGTGCTCTTAATGCATGATGGTTCCGGGCATGACAATACGGTAAAAGCTCTGCCTCAAATTATCGAATATTACAAGGATAAAGGGTATACTTTTTCGGCGCTTGGACCGGATACGAAGCCGGTACAGTTCCCGATCTCCAAACATCTGCCGCAGGGGCGGCCGGCACCAAGCAGCACCTGGATTGCGAATCACATTACGATGAATGCCGCTTTGTTCGATCGTAATCTGCTGCCGCTGGAGATCTCAGCCGGAGGCGTACAGACCGCTCTGGATCCGGGAGAATATGAAGTGGAGAATGGCAAGCTCTACGTGCCGCTGCGGGCACTGGTCGAAAGACTAGGAGGAACGGCGGACTGGGACTCGGCCAATAGGCAGGCAAAGGTAACATGGGGTTACGGGCAGCTGCTCCTGCTGCCGGGATCGGGAACCGTTGTACGCGGTGGATTCGGGATAGTTGGAGTGAATGGGCAAATCGAGCCGAACCCCCCGAACACTCCGAACGGGCAAAATGGTAGAGAAGGAGTAGAGGGGCTAGTAGCAGGGGGGCCTGAAGAAGGGGCCTCCATCCGGATGATCGACGACTCGATTTGGATTTCCTTGAGAAGCCTGCTGGATGGGCTGGGGCATCCGGTACTGAAGGTCGCTAAAACGGATAAGCAGTGGGAGGTTAAAGCCTCTTAA
- a CDS encoding AAA family ATPase: MASSMLHEHAYTLLQRFAESLDQIIVGKRKEIELTLLAMLSGGHVLLEDVPGVGKTMLVRAIAKGIGGSFGRIQFTSDLMPADITGVSVYRPNSGEFEFRPGPVLSNVVLADEINRAAPRTQSALLEAMEERKVTVDGASRRLPQPFLLLATQNPLHFEGTYRLPEAQLDRFLMRISLGYPSVEQEIRLLGQQNEQHPLDRMRPVLLAEEVAAMQRQVRTVTVDDSVKRYMVAIADASRRHAGLSLGISPRGTLAWMTSAQAGAYFKGRMYVIPDDVKAVAYAVLPHRLLLSAEARMSGRTAEEIVRELVLGTAVPVSSRAAAGGVS, from the coding sequence ATGGCCTCTTCAATGCTTCATGAACACGCTTATACTTTATTACAGCGTTTTGCAGAGAGTTTGGATCAGATTATTGTCGGGAAAAGAAAAGAGATCGAGCTCACGCTCCTCGCCATGCTGAGCGGCGGACATGTGCTGCTCGAGGACGTGCCGGGTGTCGGAAAAACAATGCTGGTCCGTGCCATCGCCAAAGGCATCGGCGGCTCTTTCGGCCGGATTCAGTTCACCTCTGATTTAATGCCTGCGGATATTACGGGGGTGTCGGTTTACCGGCCTAACAGCGGGGAATTTGAGTTCCGGCCGGGACCGGTTTTATCCAATGTTGTCCTAGCGGATGAAATCAACCGCGCCGCGCCGCGGACTCAATCGGCTTTGCTTGAAGCGATGGAGGAACGGAAGGTAACGGTCGACGGCGCAAGCCGCAGGCTACCGCAACCGTTCCTGCTGCTGGCGACCCAGAATCCGCTGCATTTCGAAGGGACTTACCGGCTGCCGGAAGCCCAGCTTGACCGGTTCCTGATGCGGATTTCACTGGGGTATCCGAGCGTGGAGCAGGAAATCCGTCTGCTGGGGCAGCAGAATGAGCAGCATCCGCTGGACCGGATGCGTCCGGTCCTACTGGCGGAGGAAGTTGCAGCCATGCAGCGTCAGGTACGAACGGTGACGGTGGATGACAGTGTCAAACGGTATATGGTAGCGATAGCGGATGCCTCAAGGCGGCATGCCGGGCTTTCGCTTGGCATCAGCCCGCGGGGAACGCTGGCCTGGATGACGTCGGCACAAGCCGGGGCTTATTTCAAAGGCCGGATGTATGTTATTCCTGACGATGTGAAGGCCGTTGCTTATGCTGTTCTGCCGCATCGTCTGCTTTTATCGGCAGAAGCGAGGATGTCGGGGAGAACGGCGGAAGAGATCGTCCGGGAGCTGGTGCTGGGCACCGCTGTGCCGGTAAGCAGCCGCGCCGCGGCAGGTGGAGTGTCATGA
- a CDS encoding DUF58 domain-containing protein, with protein MRAAGVWIAGCSVWGLMLAAVLWHGGRTALFMLAVLTFILLQGAAARWVGPRQVSIRREFSAVMPLAGEPVRMRLFVQMQGGLPPIWLKLRDEFGGETAEYWIFAGFRRNLMIKALPRSLSRGIYGQEKLNASHADLFGWFSYKRPSIVSGLLPVLPVPAAAAAGENGGAGHKQERREDAGERFVPSGRPGGLIRGYLPGDPLKAIDWKISARRGEWAVRSPEEEEALVSIVLLVTERSAYEDQPRKQDLQPGGGRLTAGAGPLAAAETFEAAVSAAAFLLAEAAAQGHAVMFRHGGMDRLCRWNPHSLGEEGPAGLAGLSLGAGAWTGAEMLAAAVRSCPGVPVTVITGKADSRLLDVNRQVTEWGATIRFVHCGLLEAGTSVAGAPARQAVPAGEEAKPDADVPA; from the coding sequence ATGAGAGCGGCCGGGGTATGGATAGCCGGCTGTTCGGTTTGGGGGCTGATGCTGGCTGCTGTGCTTTGGCACGGCGGACGCACGGCTCTTTTTATGCTGGCTGTGTTGACTTTTATTTTGCTGCAGGGTGCCGCCGCCCGGTGGGTGGGGCCAAGGCAGGTATCGATCCGCCGTGAATTTTCAGCGGTTATGCCGTTAGCAGGCGAACCTGTACGGATGCGGCTGTTTGTACAGATGCAGGGCGGGCTGCCGCCAATCTGGCTGAAGCTTCGCGACGAGTTTGGCGGGGAAACGGCGGAATACTGGATCTTTGCCGGTTTCCGCCGGAACCTGATGATCAAGGCTTTGCCCCGCAGTTTGTCACGCGGGATTTATGGACAGGAGAAGCTCAATGCCAGCCATGCCGATTTGTTCGGCTGGTTCAGCTATAAACGGCCCAGTATAGTCAGCGGGCTGCTTCCGGTATTGCCTGTTCCGGCTGCAGCTGCCGCAGGAGAGAACGGGGGAGCAGGACACAAGCAGGAACGCCGGGAAGACGCCGGGGAACGTTTCGTTCCTTCCGGCCGGCCTGGAGGGTTGATTCGCGGTTATTTGCCGGGAGATCCGCTGAAGGCCATCGACTGGAAAATATCCGCCCGCCGCGGTGAATGGGCAGTCCGTTCACCGGAGGAAGAGGAGGCGCTCGTGTCCATCGTGCTGCTGGTCACGGAGCGGAGTGCTTACGAGGATCAGCCGAGGAAGCAGGATTTGCAGCCCGGCGGCGGCCGCTTGACCGCCGGCGCCGGGCCGCTTGCGGCCGCGGAGACGTTTGAAGCCGCCGTGTCGGCGGCGGCGTTTCTGCTCGCGGAAGCGGCCGCTCAGGGCCATGCCGTCATGTTCCGGCATGGCGGCATGGACCGGCTGTGCAGGTGGAACCCGCACAGCCTCGGGGAAGAAGGCCCGGCCGGACTCGCCGGGCTCTCCCTTGGCGCCGGGGCATGGACCGGCGCGGAAATGCTGGCAGCTGCGGTGCGAAGCTGCCCGGGGGTGCCGGTGACAGTGATCACCGGCAAGGCCGATTCACGTCTGCTGGACGTGAATCGGCAGGTGACCGAATGGGGAGCCACCATTCGGTTTGTGCACTGCGGCCTGTTGGAGGCCGGCACCAGCGTTGCCGGTGCCCCGGCCCGCCAGGCCGTGCCGGCCGGAGAGGAGGCGAAGCCCGATGCGGATGTTCCAGCATGA
- a CDS encoding transglutaminase TgpA family protein translates to MRMFQHEASEGSRGSWGNVGDAGKRGNRENRENRPSFSPIIPLSSRWLGGFWCSLLLCGLFLQWLEPLRILGGTDSRVYYVVLALLTAFLLLIGCLGLPLWMTSVLSFAALCQAMVHVNGEGLGWKWLIDYGPILLKDASIWASTGSMADISQASRVLVLLTGWILLVLSVQLLAINRYTALLFLCITAIYLFAFELTAGLNMFWPIVYAFGLGLLLQFTLVYFRHAADRDKDNITAETAGKRMALQFSGEQGEQGKQREQGEQEEQREQKEIRGLRKASNGFTQNTGLGNADFGETVLGTASFGTASFGNAGFSNADFGDTNPGNAVLGDIEPRHAALHHADLGKPAEDSLRRQGPSTGRVLMGMGGFIVAFGIGASLAAAFVVPVKPAQAVDWGQAFGSMETWAESESSAGSGYSVTGYGGSDEELGSPLKLREDVYFTAESPQQTYWRGESLSYYDGRGWTEPDPSPAAEGVNSPPAEEAPGDSPEDSTASSTSGTAIQKITFAEPQYGTVPLFVGGELLAVRQVNTEAGTPSSPYSAASSAYTLLEDKEAGSAYLKTSSTSGAIRSYEIAAALKPEMPAEMSSTDLSANGNGIVQSDPSEIRYQYLQLPAALPDSVRNLGQSIVSGTTSRYEAAKAVETYLQSNYKYTLNTSIPAAGRDFVEDFLFRERAGYCDHFSTAMVILLRSQGIPARWVKGFAPGQSNGSGEYTVRYADAHSWVEVYFPGQGWVPFEPTPGFTAASGDAASGFGSAAHGQQPAALHTFGKGWSMDLPDVTAVFAAGLIQVWTLAEQAGGVFNRYQTVIVAAVLLLLLAFAFMGMRRGMIGSGGFVRRNPLKQVSSKSNTPSDERHFPGKVELLRSADAAWAGLHKRYGKLANGATAREYAEALQRRMDEPGKAEMERFMSVWEPLYYGGDLPDRQTTRRFLDTCRKLDS, encoded by the coding sequence ATGCGGATGTTCCAGCATGAGGCGTCCGAGGGAAGCAGGGGGAGCTGGGGGAACGTGGGGGACGCGGGTAAACGTGGAAACCGGGAGAATCGGGAGAACCGGCCCTCTTTTTCGCCCATTATCCCTCTCTCTTCCCGCTGGCTCGGCGGTTTCTGGTGTTCGCTGCTGCTCTGCGGCTTGTTTCTGCAATGGCTTGAGCCTTTGCGGATCCTTGGCGGGACAGACAGCCGGGTCTACTATGTGGTACTGGCCTTGTTAACGGCATTCCTTCTACTGATCGGCTGTCTGGGGCTTCCGCTCTGGATGACCTCGGTATTGTCCTTTGCAGCGCTTTGTCAAGCGATGGTCCATGTGAATGGGGAGGGCCTGGGGTGGAAATGGCTGATCGACTACGGCCCTATTCTGCTGAAGGATGCTTCCATTTGGGCGAGCACCGGCAGCATGGCGGACATCAGCCAGGCCTCACGGGTGCTGGTGCTGCTGACCGGCTGGATCTTATTGGTCTTATCCGTTCAACTACTGGCTATTAATCGCTACACAGCTCTATTGTTTCTCTGCATCACGGCCATTTATTTGTTTGCATTTGAACTGACAGCCGGGCTGAATATGTTCTGGCCAATCGTGTACGCTTTTGGGCTGGGTCTGCTTCTGCAGTTCACCTTGGTCTACTTCAGGCATGCGGCTGATCGGGATAAGGACAATATAACGGCTGAGACCGCTGGAAAAAGAATGGCTCTACAGTTCTCAGGTGAACAAGGAGAACAGGGAAAACAAAGAGAACAAGGAGAACAGGAAGAGCAAAGGGAGCAGAAAGAGATAAGAGGACTAAGAAAAGCAAGTAATGGATTCACACAAAATACAGGTCTCGGTAACGCTGATTTTGGTGAGACGGTCCTCGGTACTGCTAGTTTTGGTACTGCTAGTTTCGGTAATGCTGGTTTTAGTAATGCCGATTTTGGTGATACCAATCCCGGTAATGCTGTTCTTGGCGATATAGAGCCCCGTCATGCTGCTCTCCATCATGCTGATCTCGGTAAACCAGCAGAGGATTCTTTGCGAAGACAGGGACCCTCTACCGGTCGAGTTCTTATGGGAATGGGAGGATTTATTGTTGCCTTCGGGATTGGGGCATCCTTGGCAGCGGCTTTTGTTGTTCCCGTCAAACCAGCGCAGGCTGTAGATTGGGGACAGGCATTTGGCAGCATGGAGACATGGGCCGAATCCGAGAGCAGTGCAGGCAGCGGTTATTCCGTAACCGGATACGGCGGCAGCGATGAAGAGCTGGGGAGCCCGCTTAAGCTGCGGGAGGACGTTTATTTCACGGCCGAATCTCCGCAGCAGACCTATTGGCGTGGAGAATCCTTGAGTTATTACGACGGACGCGGCTGGACGGAGCCGGATCCTTCGCCTGCGGCTGAAGGCGTGAACTCTCCTCCGGCAGAGGAAGCCCCGGGCGATTCACCAGAGGACAGCACAGCAAGCAGCACTTCCGGGACCGCAATTCAAAAAATCACCTTTGCCGAACCTCAATACGGAACAGTCCCTTTGTTCGTCGGCGGGGAGCTTCTGGCGGTTCGTCAGGTGAACACGGAGGCCGGGACTCCTTCATCGCCGTATTCGGCAGCTTCTTCGGCCTACACGCTGCTTGAAGACAAGGAAGCCGGATCGGCTTATTTGAAGACTTCTTCGACAAGCGGCGCCATCCGCAGTTATGAAATAGCAGCGGCTCTGAAACCGGAGATGCCTGCAGAAATGTCTTCAACTGATCTCAGTGCCAATGGTAATGGTATCGTTCAGTCGGACCCATCCGAAATTCGTTACCAGTATCTTCAGCTGCCGGCAGCGCTCCCGGATTCCGTGCGGAATTTGGGTCAGTCGATTGTGTCCGGAACGACCAGCCGCTATGAAGCGGCCAAAGCGGTTGAAACTTATTTACAAAGCAACTACAAATATACGTTAAACACGTCGATCCCGGCAGCCGGCCGTGATTTCGTTGAGGACTTCCTGTTCCGGGAGCGGGCGGGATACTGTGACCATTTTTCAACGGCTATGGTGATTCTGCTGCGGAGTCAGGGAATCCCCGCCCGCTGGGTTAAAGGTTTTGCTCCCGGACAGTCAAACGGCTCCGGCGAATATACGGTCCGCTATGCGGATGCCCATTCCTGGGTAGAGGTTTATTTTCCAGGCCAAGGCTGGGTTCCATTTGAGCCAACACCCGGATTCACGGCAGCATCTGGAGATGCCGCGAGTGGTTTCGGAAGCGCAGCTCATGGACAGCAGCCTGCGGCTTTACATACTTTTGGAAAAGGGTGGAGCATGGACCTGCCCGACGTTACGGCTGTTTTTGCTGCAGGTCTGATCCAGGTTTGGACTTTGGCTGAGCAGGCGGGCGGAGTGTTTAACCGTTATCAAACGGTAATTGTTGCTGCTGTTCTCCTTCTGCTGCTGGCGTTCGCATTCATGGGAATGCGCAGAGGAATGATCGGCAGCGGAGGATTTGTTCGCAGAAATCCGCTTAAACAAGTCTCCTCCAAATCGAACACGCCGTCAGATGAACGACATTTCCCGGGAAAAGTCGAGCTGCTCCGCTCGGCCGACGCGGCCTGGGCAGGACTGCACAAACGGTACGGCAAGCTAGCAAATGGAGCGACCGCAAGGGAATATGCGGAAGCTTTGCAGCGAAGAATGGATGAGCCAGGAAAGGCCGAAATGGAGCGGTTTATGAGCGTTTGGGAGCCGCTTTATTATGGAGGGGATTTGCCGGATCGGCAAACAACCCGAAGATTTTTGGATACCTGCCGGAAATTGGATTCATGA
- the guaA gene encoding glutamine-hydrolyzing GMP synthase, protein MNKPNEIIVVLDFGGQYNQLIARRIRDLGVYSELLPYNTPVERIKEIAPRGIVFSGGPSSVYGVDAPHVDPAIYDIGVPIFGICYGMQLMAQQLNGKVERAAKREYGKADVDFVPDSALTKNLDSRQTVWMSHGDHVVALPEGFKVAASTDHAPIAAFSNDERKMYGVQFHPEVRHSVYGNEMIRNFLYEVCGCEGNWSMETWIEDTIQDIRNQVGDKKVLCALSGGVDSSVVAMLIHKAIGDQLTCMFIDHGLLRKGEAESVMETFVGKFDMKVVKIDASERFLSKLKGVDDPEQKRKIIGNEFIYVFDEESAKFDDFAFLAQGTLYTDIVESGTATAQTIKSHHNVGGLPEDMKFELVEPLKTLFKDEVRKVGEECGLPKEIVWRQPFPGPGLAIRVLGEVTEDKLHIVRESDYILRDEIAKAGLDREIWQYFTALPNMKSVGVMGDARTYSYTVGIRAVTSIDGMTADWARIPWDVLEKISVRIVNEVENVNRVVYDITSKPPATIEWE, encoded by the coding sequence ATGAATAAGCCAAATGAAATCATTGTCGTCCTGGATTTCGGGGGACAATATAATCAGTTAATTGCAAGACGTATCCGCGATCTTGGGGTATACAGCGAACTGCTGCCGTATAATACGCCAGTAGAACGTATTAAGGAAATTGCACCAAGAGGCATCGTGTTCTCCGGCGGACCATCCAGCGTGTACGGCGTGGATGCCCCGCATGTAGACCCGGCGATTTATGACATTGGAGTTCCAATTTTCGGCATTTGCTACGGGATGCAGCTTATGGCCCAGCAATTGAACGGTAAAGTAGAACGTGCGGCTAAACGGGAATACGGCAAAGCTGATGTCGATTTCGTTCCTGACTCGGCTTTGACCAAAAATCTGGATTCAAGACAAACGGTTTGGATGAGCCATGGCGACCATGTTGTGGCGCTGCCTGAAGGTTTCAAGGTTGCCGCTTCGACTGACCATGCTCCGATTGCTGCTTTTAGCAACGACGAGCGTAAAATGTACGGTGTACAGTTCCATCCGGAGGTCCGCCACTCCGTGTACGGCAATGAAATGATCCGCAATTTCCTTTATGAAGTCTGCGGCTGCGAAGGCAACTGGAGTATGGAAACCTGGATTGAAGATACCATTCAGGACATTCGCAATCAGGTCGGCGACAAGAAGGTCCTATGCGCATTGAGCGGCGGCGTGGATTCGTCCGTTGTAGCCATGCTGATTCATAAAGCGATTGGCGATCAACTGACTTGTATGTTCATCGACCATGGTTTGCTGCGCAAAGGCGAAGCCGAAAGCGTAATGGAGACTTTTGTCGGTAAGTTTGATATGAAGGTCGTTAAGATCGATGCCAGCGAACGTTTCCTGTCCAAGCTGAAAGGCGTGGATGATCCGGAGCAGAAACGTAAAATCATCGGCAACGAATTCATCTACGTGTTTGACGAAGAGTCCGCGAAGTTTGACGATTTTGCCTTCTTAGCTCAAGGTACCCTGTACACGGACATCGTGGAAAGTGGCACGGCTACGGCACAAACGATCAAATCCCACCACAACGTGGGCGGCCTGCCTGAAGATATGAAATTTGAGCTCGTAGAGCCTTTGAAGACACTCTTTAAAGACGAAGTCCGTAAAGTGGGCGAGGAATGCGGCCTGCCGAAGGAGATCGTCTGGAGACAGCCGTTCCCGGGTCCGGGCCTTGCGATCCGCGTGCTTGGCGAAGTAACGGAGGACAAGCTGCACATCGTGCGTGAGTCTGATTACATCCTGCGCGATGAAATCGCCAAAGCCGGTCTCGACCGTGAAATCTGGCAGTACTTCACGGCACTGCCGAACATGAAGAGCGTAGGCGTTATGGGTGACGCTCGTACGTATTCTTACACCGTAGGCATCCGTGCGGTAACGTCCATCGATGGCATGACCGCCGACTGGGCGCGTATCCCTTGGGACGTGCTGGAGAAAATCTCCGTACGTATCGTCAACGAGGTAGAGAACGTCAACCGCGTCGTGTATGACATTACCTCGAAGCCGCCGGCGACGATTGAGTGGGAATGA